The Linepithema humile isolate Giens D197 chromosome 2, Lhum_UNIL_v1.0, whole genome shotgun sequence genome has a segment encoding these proteins:
- the LOC105673842 gene encoding optic atrophy 3 protein homolog yields MRQVYATMVLDKFPVANLLGQLVRQITQPLSKTIVKYAEKRPFLRKYVLIQLGRFYYWCEDKITQRKIPAVAKRKPVDDSRTMELGTKLLLEALVFGLLWSVIIYEAQKAAEKSYMAEQLKMQELSDLEAEKNRLMRRVENQVILTKQLKGIIVEYARQVGCTLPGDPTEKKGE; encoded by the exons ATGAGACAAGTATATGCAACTATGGTGCTAGACAAATTTCCCGTTGCAAATCTCCTCGGACAGCTCGTAAGACAAATCACGCAACCATTGTCAAAAACTATAGTGAAATACGCGGAAAAGCGGCCGTTCCTGAGAAAATACGTTCTGATTCAATTGGGACGTTTCTATTATTGGTGCGAAGACAAGATAACACAACGAAAAATACCGGCTGTAGCAAAAAGAAAGCCCGTTGATGACAGTCGCACAATGGAACTaggaacaaaattattactcgAG GCATTAGTCTTTGGACTTTTGTGGAGTGTAATCATATATGAAGCACAGAAAGCTGCAGAGAAATCGTACATGGCTGAGCAACTGAAAATGCAGGAGCTCAGCGACTTAGAGGCGGAGAAGAATCGGTTGATGCGGCGAGTTGAGAATCAAGTAATCTTGACAAAACAGCTCAAAGGCATCATTGTGGAGTACGCGAGACAAGTCGGGTGTACTTTACCGGGTGATCCGACGGAAAAGAAAGGCGAATAG